The DNA segment TCCACAGAGTGTTCTTGTAACGAGCCCATCACGTCTTCGAGCTCTTCAAAGAACTCTTGAGAACGTACATCGACCACCGCTGCAAGACGGCGAACTCCAGATGTCGGCGTAACGAGACCGGCAAGCGCAGAGAGTAACCTGGGTGGAAGATTATCGACAACATACCAACCTAAATCTTCCAAGGTTGCCGCGGCTTTTGACCGGCCAGCTCCAGACATACCAGTAATAATGAGAATCTCTGGTATTTCCGGGGAAGGAAGCTGAGCTGTGGCATCGTCGATAACAATGCCAAGTGGAATATTCGCGGTATCGTTGATGTTGTCCATGTCACTATCCTGCCAGTTATTCGTTGTGTTTTGCTAGTTGCGAGATAAGTACGTCCGCAAGTGCTGGGCCAATTCCAGGTGCCTGCAGTAAATCTTCGCGCGTCGCCGCTTTAATTTTTGCCAGCGAACCAAAATGCTTCAGCAAAGACTTTTGTTTCGCTGGGCCCAGGCCAGGGATCTCATCCAATGCCGAGCGAGTCATTGCTTTGGAGCGCTTCTTGCGGTGGAAGGTGATGGCAAACCGGTGCGACTCGTCGCGCAAATACTGCAAGAGCCGGAGTGCTGGAGACGAGCGCGACAAGATCACCGGGAACTCCTCCCCCGGTATCCAAATTTCTTCGAGCCTTTTCGCTAACCCAATAATGGTGACGTCGGCGCCCATCTCATCGACTACTCGCTGCGCAGCATTGACCTGAGGTAATCCGCCGTCGACGACGATCAGGTCAGGTTTGTAGGCAAACTTTCGTGGTTTACTTGTTTCAGTTTCGGGAAGCTCGTTCGGCTCGTCGTCCGAAGCATCGTCTGCGGCAGCACCTGATTGCAGGCGCGCTAAACGACGGCGAAGCACTTCATCCATGGCGGCGGTATCGTCTCGTGCGCCGTTGCCGTCTGGCCCACGAACAATAAAGTGGCGGTAGTCTGACTTCTTTGCACGAGCATCTTCAAAGACGACCATCGAGCCGACCTGATGGGTGCCTTGAGTGTGGGAGATGTCGTAACATTCGATGCGTAGCGGCGCGCGTTCTAGGCCGAGGCCGTCGCGTAGCTCTTCGAGCGCTTGGGAGCGTTCGGTGATGTCGCCGGCACGCTGGATCTTATGGCGCTGTAGTGCTTGAACCGCATTAGTATGTACGGTTTCAGCGAGCTGAGCTTTTGCGCCGCGCTGCGGGACGCGAATCTTGACGCGGGCTCCGCGCAACTGGCTGAGCCAGGTCTCTAAAGTCTCACTATCTTCAGGCATTGCTGGTAGCCAGATTTCTCGTGGTATTGCATCGGTTGCGGTATGTTCGACGTCGTCTACTGAGCGCGCTTGACTACGCTTCTTCGTGGTGGGCATCGGTGCATATTCACCGTAGACCTGCAAAACCAACTGGTTCAACAAGGCGGCCTCGCCGAGATCCTCAACCGAGGTAACCCAGCCGCGCTGACCGCGGATACGGCCACCGCGCACGAAGAACACCTGTACTGAGGCTTCGAGCTCGTCGAATTCCAAACCGAAAATATCGGCGTCGATATCCGGATCGAGCACAACTGAATTGCGTTCAGCGACAGTCGTCAATGCGGCGACGTCGTCACGCAACCGGGCGGCTTTTTCAAAGTCCTGCTCCAATGCCGCCTGCTTCATCTGCGCGGTCTTTTCCTTAATAAGGTCTTCGCCGGAGCTATCCAGGAAGGCAATCATTTCGCGGGCGATCGCGCGGTGTTCTTCGTCAGTGACGCGGCCAACGCACGGCGCAGCACACCGGTCGATATAACCATTAAGACATGGCCTGCCGGAGCGTTGCGCAGCGTTAAACACGCCTTTGGTGCACGAACGCATCGGGAAAACACGCAACAGCAAATCCAGCGCTTCGCGCACCGCCCACACTTTCGTATACGGCCCGTAGTACTTGTCCTTGCGCCGGTGAGCATTGCGGGTAACGAGCACACGCGGATATTGCTCGCTCATCGTGATGGTGAGGTACGGATAGGATTTATCGTCGCGATACATCACGTTGAACCGCGGCGCGAATTCCTTAATCCACGCGTATTCGAGAGTCAGCGCTTCGATCTCGGAACCTACCACAACCCATTTGACGTCGACGGCGGTAAACACCATTGCACGGGTACGCGGATGCAGTTGTGCCGGATCTTGGAAATAGTTACTCAGCCGGTTGCGCAAAGACGATGCTTTACCGACGTAAATAACTCGACCTTCCTCGTCGATAAACCGATAGACTCCCGGATTTGCAGGAATATCGGTAGGACGATAACTCTGCGGATCGGCCATGGTTAGAGGGTTCCTGCACTCGTAAGAATAGGCTTAAGGAAACGCCCGGTGTGGGATTCTTCCACGCGTGCAACATCTTCCGGGGTGCCTTCGGCGATAAGGCGACCGCCGCCCTTTCCACCTTCAGGCCCCAGATCGATCACCCAGTCAGCGGATTTGATGACGTCGAGATTGTGCTCGATGACGATCACTGTATTTCCTTTATCGGTGAGTGATTGTAGGACGCTCAACAGTTTACGAACGTCTTCAAAGTGTAGGCCGGTGGTGGGTTCATCGAGTACGTAAACGGTTCGTCCGGTAGAACGACGATGGAGTTCGGACGCGAGTTTGACGCGCTGTGCCTCACCGCCGGAAAGCGTTGTTGCCGGCTGGCCGAGCCGAATATATCCCAAACCAACGAGTTCGAGCATCTCTAAGTATTTCGCAATGCGCTGGACATTACCGAAGAATTCGCGAGCCTCGGAGATAGTCATATCGAGAACTTCGGCTACGTTCTTGCCTTTGTAATGGACTTGGAGAGTTTCGCTGTTATAGCGCGCACCATGGCAAACTTCGCATGGCACGTAGACGTCGGGCAAGAAGTTCATCTCGATCTTAATCGTGCCATCACCAGAGCAAGCTTCGCAGCGTCCGCCCTTGACGTTGAAGGAGAAACGCCCCGGGCCGTATCCGCGAACCTTTGCTTCTTGCGTTTCGGCGAACAGCTTTCGGATCGGATCCCACATGCCCGTGTATGTAGCAGGATTCGAGCGTGGCGAGCGCCCAATCGGTGACTGATCGACGTGTACGACCTTATCGAGTTCTTCCAAACCGGTGACTTTCTTATGGCGGCCTGGCAAGGAACGCGCACGGTTAAGTTCGTTCGCCAACACCTTGTACAAAATCGAGTTCACGAGAGAGGATTTTCCTGAGCCAGAAACACCGGTCACTGCTGTGAAAACTCCGATCGGGAATTTCACGGTGACGTTGTCGAGATTGTTTTCGGTAGCTCCCGAAACAGTGATCTGGTTCTTCTTGACGATCTTGCGGCGTTCGGTAGGCACCACAATGGCACGCTTTCCGGTGAGGTATTGGCCCGTAATCGACCTTGGTGAATCAACGACATCGGCCGGCTTACCAGAGAAGACGATCTCTCCGCCG comes from the Arcanobacterium phocisimile genome and includes:
- the uvrC gene encoding excinuclease ABC subunit UvrC; this encodes MADPQSYRPTDIPANPGVYRFIDEEGRVIYVGKASSLRNRLSNYFQDPAQLHPRTRAMVFTAVDVKWVVVGSEIEALTLEYAWIKEFAPRFNVMYRDDKSYPYLTITMSEQYPRVLVTRNAHRRKDKYYGPYTKVWAVREALDLLLRVFPMRSCTKGVFNAAQRSGRPCLNGYIDRCAAPCVGRVTDEEHRAIAREMIAFLDSSGEDLIKEKTAQMKQAALEQDFEKAARLRDDVAALTTVAERNSVVLDPDIDADIFGLEFDELEASVQVFFVRGGRIRGQRGWVTSVEDLGEAALLNQLVLQVYGEYAPMPTTKKRSQARSVDDVEHTATDAIPREIWLPAMPEDSETLETWLSQLRGARVKIRVPQRGAKAQLAETVHTNAVQALQRHKIQRAGDITERSQALEELRDGLGLERAPLRIECYDISHTQGTHQVGSMVVFEDARAKKSDYRHFIVRGPDGNGARDDTAAMDEVLRRRLARLQSGAAADDASDDEPNELPETETSKPRKFAYKPDLIVVDGGLPQVNAAQRVVDEMGADVTIIGLAKRLEEIWIPGEEFPVILSRSSPALRLLQYLRDESHRFAITFHRKKRSKAMTRSALDEIPGLGPAKQKSLLKHFGSLAKIKAATREDLLQAPGIGPALADVLISQLAKHNE